In Phragmites australis chromosome 24, lpPhrAust1.1, whole genome shotgun sequence, the following are encoded in one genomic region:
- the LOC133907716 gene encoding uncharacterized protein LOC133907716, whose amino-acid sequence MDSARSWFNKLQTREKSIGKKKELSPNGKESSDDAPSSATKQRFAAAKQYIEKHYKEQMKHLQDRKERRCCLEKKLADANVSEEELHNILKQFEKKETEYMRLQRHKMSVDDFDLLTMIGKGAFGEVRVCREKTTGHVYAMKKLKKSEMLRRGQVEHVRAERNLLTEVDHHCIVKLYCSFQDSEYLYLIMEYLPGGDMMTLLMRKDTLTEDEARFYVGETILAIEAIHKHNYIHRDIKPDNLLLDKYGHLRLSDFGLCKSLDYSNFPDLNEKDVTPAKTGSSHGDGRQQSMPKRSQQEQLEHWQKNRRTLAYSTVGTPDYIAPEVLLKKGYGMECDWWSLGAIMYEMLVGYPPFYSDEPMTTCRKIVNWRTHLKFPEEARLTTDAKDLISKLLCNVDQRLGTKGAEEIKEHPWFSEVEWDKLYEIEAAYLPQVTDELDTQNFEKFEESSDSVQCSAKTGPWRKMLSSKDLNFVGYTYKNFELVNDHEVPGMAELKKKEKAKRPSVKSLFVSPEAEEQADESVSEASEGSVRNPEHELPRSLSATST is encoded by the exons GGGAGAAATCCATTGGCAAGAAGAAAGAATTGTCTCCCAATGGCAAGGAATCGAGCGATGATGCACCATCTAGCGCAACCAAGCAGAGGTTTGCCGCGGCCAAGCAGTACATTGAGAAGCACTACAAGGAGCAAATGAAGCATTTACAAGACAGGAAAGAAAG ACGGTGTTGTCTAGAAAAGAAACTAGCAGACGCCAACGTGTCTGAAGAGGAGCTGCACAACATCCTGAAGCAGTTTGAGAAGAAAGAGACGGAGTACATGCGGTTGCAGAGGCATAAAATGAGCGTCGATGATTTTGACTTGTTAACAATGATAGGAAAGGGAGCATTTGGTGAG GTCAGAGTCTGCAGAGAGAAGACCACAGGACATGTCTATGCAATGAAGAAGCTTAAAAAGTCAGAAATGCTTCGTCGAGGTCAG GTTGAGCATGTCAGAGCTGAAAGAAATCTTCTCACTGAAGTGGATCACCACTGCATCGTCAAACTATACTGCTCATTCCAGGACAGTGAGTATCTGTACCTTATCATGGAGTACCTCCCCGGAGGCGACATGATGACGCTGCTCATGAGGAAAGACACATTGACTGAAGATGAGGCCAGGTTCTACGTTGGCGAGACGATCCTTGCAATCGAAGCGATCCACAAGCACAACTACATCCACAG AGATATCAAGCCTGATAATCTGCTACTGGATAAATATGGTCACTTGAGACTGTCAGATTTCGGATTATGCAAATCGCTAGACTATTCCAACTTCCCGGACCTGAACGAAAAGGATGTTACACCTGCGAAAACAGGATCTTCACATGGTGATGGGAGACAGCAGTCTATGCCAAAGCGCTCGCAGCAAGAACAGTTAGAACACTGGCAAAAGAACAGAAGAACTTTG GCTTACTCAACTGTTGGTACTCCAGACTACATTGCTCCTGAAGTTCTTTTAAAGAAAGGTTATGGTATGGAGTGTGATTG GTGGTCCCTTGGTGCTATCATGTATGAAATGCTAGTGGGTTATCCTCCATTTTATTCGGATGAGCCTATGACAACTTGTAGAAAG ATAGTGAATTGGAGAACACATTTGAAATTTCCTGAAGAAGCGAGGCTAACAACCGACGCGAAAGATCTTATAAGTAAACTACTATGCAATGTCGACCAACGCCTTGGTACGAAAGGGGCAGAGGAAATAAAG GAGCACCCCTGGTTTAGTGAAGTAGAATGGGACAAACTATATGAAATAGAAGCTGCATATCTGCCTCAGGTCACAGATGAGTTGGATACTCAGAACTTTGAGAAATTTGAAGAG TCCTCAGATAGTGTTCAGTGTTCAGCCAAGACGGGCCCTTGGAGAAAG ATGCTTTCCTCAAAGGATCTCAACTTTGTGGGCTATACGTACAAGAATTTTGAGCTTGTGAATGATCACGAAGTCCCCGGAATGG CtgagctgaagaagaaggagaaggcgaAGAGGCCAAGCGTCAAATCCCTCTTTG TTTCGCCCGAAGCAGAGGAGCAGGCCGACGAATCCGTGTCCGAAGCCTCGGAAGGAAGCGTCAGAAACCCGGAGCACGAGCTGCCGAGAAGCCTCAGCGCAACGTCGACATGA